A stretch of DNA from Thermodesulfobacteriota bacterium:
GAGTGCTCACTCCGTATGTTCCGGGCTTGGAAAGGCTGCTCCGGAGGCACCGAGCCGGCCAATGAACCGGGAGATCCGCCGCCTATGACCCTGAACCCTGCAAGCACCTTCCGTTCCGGGGCCCGACCCTGTCCGGCCTTTCTCGTGGTGGGCGCCCAGCGCGCTGGAACCACCTCTCTCTACATGTGCCTCAAGGAGCACCCCCAGCTCTTCCTGCCCAGGATCAAGGAGCCGGCCTTCTTCGCTTTCCATGACGGCGAGATCGCCTCCCGCTACGGCCGCTATCTGGTCAACACCCCCTTTGTCACCGACTGGCAGCGGTATCAGGAGCTGTTCGCAGAGGCCGGCCCAGCCAGGTTGACCGGAGAGTGCTCCCCGGAGTATCTCTTCTTCCATGACAAGGCCATCGCCACCATCCGGCAACATGTTGCCGACTGGCAGAAGCTGAAGATCATCGCCATTCTTCGTCACCCCGTGGATCGTGCTTTGTCTCACTTTCAATTCGTGGCCCAGACCTGTACCGAGGAACTGGATTTCCTGGCCGCTCTGAAGGCCGAGGATGCCCGCCTGGCCGAGGGCCGTTATCCCATGCGCTATGGCTACAAGACGGTCGGCTGTTACAGTCGCCAGCTGCAGGCCTATGTACAGACGTTTTCCCAGGTGAAGGTGGTGCTGTTCGAGGATTTTGTGGCCCGACCTGACCTGGTGCTTGGGGAGGTCTACCGGTTCCTGGGCGTTGACGACAGCTTCCGCCAGGAGCTGGCGGTGAACAACGCCAGCGGTGTCTGCCGCTATCCACTTCTGAAGCCGTTCTACGAGCTGCTGTTCGGGGACGATAACCTGATGCGCAACGCCGCCCGGCATCTCCTCAGTGACGAGGCGCGGGTCAGGATCCGTAACCACCTCTTCCGCTGGCTGTCCAAGAACGACCGGGCCATGTCCCGGGTCGCCTACGA
This window harbors:
- a CDS encoding sulfotransferase yields the protein MTLNPASTFRSGARPCPAFLVVGAQRAGTTSLYMCLKEHPQLFLPRIKEPAFFAFHDGEIASRYGRYLVNTPFVTDWQRYQELFAEAGPARLTGECSPEYLFFHDKAIATIRQHVADWQKLKIIAILRHPVDRALSHFQFVAQTCTEELDFLAALKAEDARLAEGRYPMRYGYKTVGCYSRQLQAYVQTFSQVKVVLFEDFVARPDLVLGEVYRFLGVDDSFRQELAVNNASGVCRYPLLKPFYELLFGDDNLMRNAARHLLSDEARVRIRNHLFRWLSKNDRAMSRVAYEHLTAAFAFELRALCALLDGLGVDYSSWTQRHRLAA